The genome window CGGGCCAGCCTGCCCAAAACGATTTATCCTGGCGACGCCTACCCGATTCAAATCCAGGTCCACAACGATAAAAAACGATCGTCGTCGTATTCGTGTTACGTGGAGTTTCCACCGGACTCCCAGGGACGGTACCGGGTAGAGCCTGCCTTGTATTTTTTTCAGATCCCGGCTAGAACCACCGTGGAAAAGACCGCGCTGCTCACCGCAAGGAAGCGCGGCCGTTTGAGAATCCGCTACGCGCAATTGCGAACGCGGTTCCCGTTCGGGTTCTTTATCAAAACGCGGCTGGTGCCGGTCGATGTGGAAACGCTGGTGTTTCCGGTGATCAAGGACGTGGAGTTGCCGGACCCGACGGATATCGCCGAAGAGGGCGAAGGGGTGATCAGCCAGAGAGGGGACGATCTGTTTGCACTGCGGGAGTTCCGCCCCGGCGATACCTTGAGCGCGGTGCACTGGAAGTCCAGCGCCAAAACCGGAAACCTGCGCGTCAAGGAATTCGCGCATGGCGGCTTCCACAGCTTCACTCTATTTCTGAATGTCATCAATCCTGAAACGCAGAGAATGGTGGCGTCCGACATTCTGGAACGACGCATCTCAGAAACCGCTTCCCTCGCCTACCACCTGATGCGGCGGGGGGACGAGGTGCGCCTCAAGACACACGACCACGAATCGCCTTCGGCAAACTCGGAGGCACATCTGGAATCGATCCTCACCTACCTGGCGTTGGTGACTCCCGATTTCCGCACCAAAACGACGGAAAATAATGGCTAAGAAGACAGTTCAAATCGGAATCATCGGCTCTGGCACCAATCAGTACGCCAAGTTGACGTGGCCCATCGGCCGGTGGATTGCCGAGCAGGGATTCAACCTGGTGAATGGCGGAGGCGGCGGGGTGATGGAGTCCATTTCGCAGGCGTTCCACCAAGTGTCGCACCGTAAGGGCAAGGTGATCGGCATCCTCCCCTCCGGCATTGCCTGCGACCGGGCGCCGATGCGCAGCCATTACAAATCGCCGCCCGGTTACCCCAACGATTTCGTCGATATTCCCATCTACACCCACCTGCACCTGTCGGGCATTCAGGGGAAGGGGCTGGCCAGCCGCAACCACATCATCGTGCTCACGTCGGACCTTCTCATCGCGTTCCCTGGCGGACCCGGCACGCGCTCGGAAGTGCAACTGGCTCTTGAGTACAAAAAGCCGCTGGTGCTGTTGAACAAGGACCACATCTGGGATGAATTCTCCCGCAGCGAGGCGCGGGTGGTCAACTCGCCCGATGACGTCATCGCCGCTATTCGCAGTCTGGAACCGGACTGGTTCAATTGAACCTCACCGCTTGAAAAATCCTCAGCGCTTGAGAATCCGTTTGGAAAAATATTTGGGCGGGATGTCCACATCGAACTCGATGTGGTCGAACATGTAAGTGGTTTTGGTGCCATCTTTCAGCATGTCGCGGAACACCATGCGGCGCGGGAACAACCGGTCGCCGATGGGACGGTAGTCCTTGAAGTCGATCATCTTGAGCAACTTGCCGCTTTTGGCGAAGCGCTGTTCGCGCAGAACGATCTTGCGCACCGGATCGGTCCACACCTTGCGTGACTGATAGGTCTTGGCCGGGTCCTTCGCCGTCAAGTCCAGCACCAGCGACGTCACCCCTTCAAACGCCTCCACCTTGTCGATTTCGGGAATGTAGGCCTCGCTCAACTTCTCGTCTTCCAGCATGTCTTCATAAGACAGGTCGCTGCCCATCATCGACTGCCGCAGCAGGTGCCCGGCGATCAGGATGGTGCGGTCGGTTTGCGGCGTGTACAACCACAGCTTGCGTTCGATCTTCAGCATCTTGGTGCCACGCTCACGCGGCGGCGATTTGTAATGGCTGAACGATTTGGTGATTCCTTCCATCCACGTATTCATTTCCAGCGTGCGTTCACGCCGTCCGTTGTCCACGATCAAGCGTCCCTCGACGTACTTGGTGGTGGACCACATGTTATTGTCGATGGCGACCACCAATGCCTGTGGATCGAGGTTTTTAAGGTCGTCATCGGCCCCCGCCGGACCGATGGCAAACGCCAGCATGCCGCACGCCAGCATGAAAATGAAACCCGCTCTATAAATCCATTGTTTGAACAACATCGTCACCCCACTTCCAGTTCGCGGAACAGGTTGGCTTCCGACCGTTGAAAGATAGCGAGGCTGGCGAACAGGCTGCCGGCCACGCTGGCGGTCATGCCCGGCACAATGCCGCGCACGAAGCCCTCGACGGTGAGGCGTCCGCGCGCCACATCGTTGAGCATCAATCCCGACCTGGACAAGGCGTCGCCCATGTCCACGCCCACTTCCTGCAAATAAAACACCACCAGCCCCCCCACCACGCACCCGCCGATGGAACCGATGACGCCGACGGCGAAAGCCTCGAGCGTCAACGACGCCACCAGGTGCCGGTGCGTCTCGCCCATCGCCAGCCGCAGCCCCATCTCGCCGTAACGGTGGATGCCGTTCAACAGGCCCGCGTTCCACAACACCAGCACCATCAGGAACGTGAAAATGAGGACGATGACGCCGCGGATCAATTCGAACTTGCGCGCGATCTCGCCGATGTTGCGCTGATCGAGGATGGTGAGGACGATGGGACGATCGTCCCCGGCCCACTGTGGAGGCGGGTCCTTCAACAAATCCGGCAGATGGCTTTGAATCGCCTGCTTCATGTCTTTATAGCGATCATACGGCGCCGAGGCGGGAACGAAGCCCAGCCAGTCGGTGACCATGTTGTCCATGTAAAACGTGTGCTGCGCGTCGTCCAGATCGATCAACACCATCTTCTTGTCCATGGCCATGACGCCGAACCGGATCAACCCCGACACCGTGTAATTGTCGGTAGCGAGACCGCCGTCAAAAGTCTGGCCGAGCAGGGTGACGGTGTCGCCCCGTTTCAGTTTCAACGATTGCGCCAGCAGGTAACCCATCAACATTTCACCGGGTTTTTCGGGAACGCGGCCGGCAATGACCGAGGCCTCCAGATCCAGCCGCTGCCGTTCCGGCGACGCCGGGTCCAGAAGGCGCACCGCCATGCCGGTAATGGGAGTCTGGCTTTTCGTATTGCCCTGTGCATCGGGCACGTCCATCAGCGCCCCCCAGCGGATGCGCGGCGCCCATTCGATGCGGGGGTCGCTGTGCGCCTCCAGCCACTTGCGGGTTTCAGCCTGCCCCGCCAGCGCCCGGTCGAGGGGAATCAAATGCTCTTCGTCGTAAAACGGTTTGTTGACCACACGCAGGTGGCCGGTGTCCAGCTTGGCCGACATGTCGAGCATGCCCATGAAAATGCCGTCCATGAAACCGAGCAGGCCCACCATCAACGCCACGCCGACGGTGACGATCAGAAACGGAAACAGCGAGCGGCTCTTGTCGCGCACGATGCCTTGCAGAATCCAGCGCATCATGTGATCGCCCTCCCGCGCAAGGCCTCGGTCGCATCCAGCCGCACGATTTTTTTGACCGGTGCCCAGGCCACGGCGATGACGATGCCCACCGTGACCAGGGTTGAAATGACGACCTCCCACGGGCGGATGTCGAGGAAGATTTTCTCGCGCACCGGAAATCCGGTTTCGCTCAGGTGGGACACGTCGAATCCAACGCCCTGAAACCAGATGAAGAAGGGAATGCCCAGCGCTGCCGCCACCCCCACCGCCAGCACCCCCGCGAGGCTGCCTTCCAGTGTGAACAGCCGCACCACCCGGGCGGGCGGCATGCCCAGCGCCATCAGCGTGCCGATCTCTTTTTGCCGTTTGAATACGTTCAGGATCTGCGTGTTGAACACGCTGATGGCAGCCAGCGATATGAGAATGACCCACAGGATGCGCGTGTTGCGGCGGTCGTGTTTGAGCAGCGTCAGCAGGTCTTCCATCAGCATGTCCACCGTCTCGAACTCGAAACCCGGCACCGCGCCCAGTGGTTCCTTCACCGCCACCCAGGTGACTTCATTGGGACGGTCGGTGATCTGCCGGAGATGGTCGAGGCGCATCCACACCACGCCTTCATCGATGCGCGGATTGATCAGCGGCACCACATCGACGACGCGCGCGTCGCGGGCATCCACCGCGCCATGCCGGTCGCGCCATTTCAGCACCACCGTATCGCCCACCGTGAGGTGCGATTTCTCGGCCATTTTGTTTCCGAGAATGACGGGAATCACGTCTTCCACCTTGCTGCTCTCGCGGCGCAGGGGTTCCAGTGGCAATTCCAGCAGGGTCTGGTCCATGTCCATGCCGCGCAACTGCACCGGAAACAAACGGCGGTTGGGGAACAACTGCCCCTGCAGGATGAGCACTTCCGCCTTCTCCGACTCCGGCAGACGCGCCAGCGTGTCCGGCACCGGCAGCGTGTGGTCCTCCCACTCGGTGGGCGTCAGGAGGTCGAAGCCCGGCGCGCGGTAATGGCCACCAGCGACATCGGTGCTGGCCATGTTGCGCAACGCCTGCGCCTGAAATCCGTTGAGCAAGGACAGCGCAAACACCACGGCGATCAGGATCAGCGCCGTCACCAGCACGTTGAGCCACGCCCGCGTGCCCTGCCGGATGAAATTCTTGAACGCCATCTGGAAGATCACGCCGCCTCGCCTCCCACTTTCCGCGTCCGGTCCGCCTTGACGTAGCCGTCTTCCAACTGGATTTCGCGGCGCACGAACTGCGTCACCTTCTCATCGTGGGTGCTGAATACGAAGGCGGCGTTGAAGTCGCGGTTGAGTTTCTGCATCAACTCCAGGATGTGATAGGAGTTCTCCGCGTCGAGGTTGGCCGTCGGTTCGTCCGCCAGCACCACCGCCGGGTTCTTCACCAGGGCGCGCGCAATGGCCACGCGCTGGCACTGGCCGCCGGAGAGCGTCGCCGGTTTCTTGTGGATCTGGTCGGACAGGCCGACCTCGTGGACCAGTTCCCGCACCCGGTCGCGCACATCGGCTTCCCTGCGCCCCATCAGGATCAGCGGGAACAACACGTTTTCATAGACGTCGTACACGGGAAGCAGGTTGTAGGACTGGAAGATGAAGCCGACGTGGTCGCGGCGGAAGGCGGCCAATTCGACACGCGACATGACACTCAGGGATTTTCCCTGAAAACGCACCTCACCTGTGGTGGGCCGGTCGAGTCCGCCCAGAATATTGAGCAACGTGGTCTTGCCGGAACCCGACGGCCCGACGAAGGACAGGAACGAGCCGCTTTCGATTTCGAGAGAAATGGAGTGCAGCGCGGTGAAATCCTGTTCCCCCACCCGGTACACCTTGGTCACGTTCTCCATGCTGAACATGCGGCGTTTCCTTTCTATTCAGTGAAACCAAACCAGCGTCAGCCCCACCCGCGACTCGCTGCCGTTGAGCCTCGGCGTCCGGCGGAACAGGCGGCCGGTGCGGTTGTCGCCTTCGACGCTGCCGCCCAGCCGGGCGGTGAGATAGAGATAAACCTGGTCGAACACGTTGTACTCGATCTGCGGGGCCAGTTGGAAACTGCGGTCGCGCAGATCGTAGAATGCGAAGAAACGCCAGACAGTGGCGATGCCGACCGGTTGGTCGATGAGCATTCCCAACTCATGCAGCGTGCGCTCGCCTTTCACATCCTCGATAGTGAAACCCGGTTCCTGCGTCCGGTAAAAATATTCCAGCAGTACGTGCAGCCCCTGACCGACATTGAAGGTGTAATCCACGCCCACCACGGTGTCGAAGCGGACCGGTTTGCCGGGCTTGTTTTCCTCGATATCGACGCGACCCTCGTTCCAGAAGCCGATCGTCTTGGTACCCTTGAAGTGATACCCGAACTGGAACAACTCCAGATTGAAGCTGGGCAGGTTTTCCAGGTCGGTGACCGGCTTGTACTGGAACAGCAGCCCCGTTTCCAGAATACCAAGCTGGCGCTCGCCGCGCAGTCCCCAAATAACCCGCTCGTTGAGTTGGGCGGGAATGGCCCAGCCCTCGATCTGCGAGGTGGGGCCGGTAAAGTAGGTAGCGCGGAAACCATCGACGCCGTCGGTCTGCGGGATGACGCCGGAAATGTTGCGCGTGTCGAACAGGCCCAGTGGCCGGAACAGTTGACCCGGGCCGAACAGGATGGCCTGGCGACCGGCACGCAGCCGCACGCGGTCCTTCTCGAAACGCAGCCAGCCGCGGAACACGTCGAAATCCCATTCTTCGGTGAAACCCGCCTGTTCACCGGCGCCACTGCGGTACTCGGACTGGAAAATGAACTCGAAATCAAGGAGGGCGGTCTCCGTGCTCCAGAGATCGCCGACCAGGCCGTTGCGCAACTGCACCTGGTGGTCAAAATCATTGGAACCGGGAGGTGGGTCCCAGAGGTACTCCGACCCGGCCAGAAAGCGCCCTTCATAACGCCAATCCAGAGCCCAGGCCGTGGAGATGGCCGCGCTCCACAGGCCGAGACTCAGGATTGTGAGGCGAACAAGAATGACGAGACCGGATCGGCTCAATAATCAACCTATATATAATAGTTTAACTATATATATCTAAAGTAAGTCCTTAATAAATGGGATCAATTGATCCGCACCCACGCCGGGGCTGCGCGCACGGATGACGCCCTTGGAATCGATGATCAATACCGTCGGCATGTCGCGTTGCACGTATTTCTGGTGAACCGTGTGGCCGGGGTCCAGCAGGTAGGGAAAATCGACTTTTTCCGGAAACTGGGAAAGGTAGTCCATGACCTTTTCTTTGGAATCGCCGCTGGTGTTGATGCCGACGATGGCCACTTGGTCCGGCCCCAGTTCCTTCCTCACCTTCTCAAACTCCATCGCCTGGTTCATGCAAGGAACACAGATGTGGAACATGCCCACCAGCACCACCTTGCCCTTGAAGTCGCTCAGCGTGACCTGCTTGCCATCGACCGAAGTCAGGGAGAAAGCGGGGGCTTCGTCTCCGGCTTTGGGGACCGCCGCCCAGGCGGGTTGGAATGCCAACGTAAAAAGTAGGATGAAAATGGCAGTCTTTTTCATGA of Nitrospina watsonii contains these proteins:
- a CDS encoding DUF58 domain-containing protein, encoding MNPPNEYKPVFTVSFYNRTLHLTREGGGFIFLVFGVGLGAINTGNNLLYLILAMCCSFIAVSGILSEHTLRNIRIRASLPKTIYPGDAYPIQIQVHNDKKRSSSYSCYVEFPPDSQGRYRVEPALYFFQIPARTTVEKTALLTARKRGRLRIRYAQLRTRFPFGFFIKTRLVPVDVETLVFPVIKDVELPDPTDIAEEGEGVISQRGDDLFALREFRPGDTLSAVHWKSSAKTGNLRVKEFAHGGFHSFTLFLNVINPETQRMVASDILERRISETASLAYHLMRRGDEVRLKTHDHESPSANSEAHLESILTYLALVTPDFRTKTTENNG
- a CDS encoding LOG family protein; protein product: MAKKTVQIGIIGSGTNQYAKLTWPIGRWIAEQGFNLVNGGGGGVMESISQAFHQVSHRKGKVIGILPSGIACDRAPMRSHYKSPPGYPNDFVDIPIYTHLHLSGIQGKGLASRNHIIVLTSDLLIAFPGGPGTRSEVQLALEYKKPLVLLNKDHIWDEFSRSEARVVNSPDDVIAAIRSLEPDWFN
- a CDS encoding outer membrane lipoprotein-sorting protein, with the protein product MLFKQWIYRAGFIFMLACGMLAFAIGPAGADDDLKNLDPQALVVAIDNNMWSTTKYVEGRLIVDNGRRERTLEMNTWMEGITKSFSHYKSPPRERGTKMLKIERKLWLYTPQTDRTILIAGHLLRQSMMGSDLSYEDMLEDEKLSEAYIPEIDKVEAFEGVTSLVLDLTAKDPAKTYQSRKVWTDPVRKIVLREQRFAKSGKLLKMIDFKDYRPIGDRLFPRRMVFRDMLKDGTKTTYMFDHIEFDVDIPPKYFSKRILKR
- a CDS encoding ABC transporter permease, with product MMRWILQGIVRDKSRSLFPFLIVTVGVALMVGLLGFMDGIFMGMLDMSAKLDTGHLRVVNKPFYDEEHLIPLDRALAGQAETRKWLEAHSDPRIEWAPRIRWGALMDVPDAQGNTKSQTPITGMAVRLLDPASPERQRLDLEASVIAGRVPEKPGEMLMGYLLAQSLKLKRGDTVTLLGQTFDGGLATDNYTVSGLIRFGVMAMDKKMVLIDLDDAQHTFYMDNMVTDWLGFVPASAPYDRYKDMKQAIQSHLPDLLKDPPPQWAGDDRPIVLTILDQRNIGEIARKFELIRGVIVLIFTFLMVLVLWNAGLLNGIHRYGEMGLRLAMGETHRHLVASLTLEAFAVGVIGSIGGCVVGGLVVFYLQEVGVDMGDALSRSGLMLNDVARGRLTVEGFVRGIVPGMTASVAGSLFASLAIFQRSEANLFRELEVG
- a CDS encoding ABC transporter permease, giving the protein MIFQMAFKNFIRQGTRAWLNVLVTALILIAVVFALSLLNGFQAQALRNMASTDVAGGHYRAPGFDLLTPTEWEDHTLPVPDTLARLPESEKAEVLILQGQLFPNRRLFPVQLRGMDMDQTLLELPLEPLRRESSKVEDVIPVILGNKMAEKSHLTVGDTVVLKWRDRHGAVDARDARVVDVVPLINPRIDEGVVWMRLDHLRQITDRPNEVTWVAVKEPLGAVPGFEFETVDMLMEDLLTLLKHDRRNTRILWVILISLAAISVFNTQILNVFKRQKEIGTLMALGMPPARVVRLFTLEGSLAGVLAVGVAAALGIPFFIWFQGVGFDVSHLSETGFPVREKIFLDIRPWEVVISTLVTVGIVIAVAWAPVKKIVRLDATEALRGRAIT
- a CDS encoding ABC transporter ATP-binding protein; this translates as MFSMENVTKVYRVGEQDFTALHSISLEIESGSFLSFVGPSGSGKTTLLNILGGLDRPTTGEVRFQGKSLSVMSRVELAAFRRDHVGFIFQSYNLLPVYDVYENVLFPLILMGRREADVRDRVRELVHEVGLSDQIHKKPATLSGGQCQRVAIARALVKNPAVVLADEPTANLDAENSYHILELMQKLNRDFNAAFVFSTHDEKVTQFVRREIQLEDGYVKADRTRKVGGEAA
- a CDS encoding peroxiredoxin family protein, translating into MKKTAIFILLFTLAFQPAWAAVPKAGDEAPAFSLTSVDGKQVTLSDFKGKVVLVGMFHICVPCMNQAMEFEKVRKELGPDQVAIVGINTSGDSKEKVMDYLSQFPEKVDFPYLLDPGHTVHQKYVQRDMPTVLIIDSKGVIRARSPGVGADQLIPFIKDLL